The DNA segment GAGATGGTATGAAATGCATAGCTCcctgaaatttgtgaaatatagcaatgaaaatttattggGGCATAAAGAGAAATGAAAGCTTAACTAAaaagactacatgtattttcaatcaAGGACTGCTTTTTCGTGCAGTATGCCCATATGtcctacagtaaatcattaaaatcaagtGAAATGCCAAAGACATTGCGGaggtttttcttgttttttgcaTGTACAACATAATGTACTCCCAGTCAAGGATAAGTCCAgctaatgaaataatattattattcgCTGCTAATTTAAATGTATATGTACTTGACTTGACCAAGATGATGTGACCATGCATGGTTGTGACACACTGCTGAATGCATCCCCTCTTAATGCATTTATGATTTAATCTTGGTGATATCACCATGCATGAGTATAAATACAGGACATGTATAGTAGTCTTGGAGGACAGGCAGTGTTAAGATTTTATTGTTCTACTTGTACATGCAtacacatgtaggcctatgatgCAGGCCTTGATCATGTACTgatgtaaaaaacaaacaaataaaaaaatatatatctcatAATTAAGTACATATACATTTACTTTTGTCTAAGGAATTTACTGACATAGCAACAAAGTTTATTAATGCTCACTGATCTTTTTTTACACAAGCTGTTATCATATACACACCAATGCTACAGGACATGTACACCTGTACAGTCTTGGAGGACAGTCAGTGTTAAGATTTCATTgtacatatttacatgtaggcctacatttacaTTTGAATACAGGCCTCAATCATGTactggtgtaaaaaaaaaaaaaagaaataaaatatatgtgtatctcataattaaaggggaatccagccttggccataaaatgttgtgttgggaaggagaaaaataaattaaacagaatggtgaaagtttgaaagaaattggacaagcaataagaaagttatagctgctttaaaattgagatcactaatactatgtagatttcaaattggcaactgggtaagtaaataatgacaaggggcaaggacaactttcccataggccatgtactttattatcagggatttgtggttttctcctaagtacccattcccctggggcagtaatctaaatataacccatgtagtatattgttttatgtcctcatgaaagaaaaatataatttgaaataaaacttttgggaaaaatgacattttagccataatatgtattggagtacatggaagagtagtccttgccttacatcactatgacatcccatatacggccaatttgaaatttccatgggtatagtgattaccaatatttacaacttttaaaaattcatatctttctttttgtttgtccaatattgttcaaactttcacctatcaacttgtctgatttttcttttccttataaaaacaagtttttatttgggttggattcccctttaagtacatTTTACTATAATGTCTACAGAGTTTAATTCTCATTGATCCTATTTTACACTTGTATTAAGCTTTTATCATTATACACACCAATGCTTTAATAGCAAATACTGCATTTTGGAATGTAAGAAAGTATTAATTCACACTGTTCCCAGTCCAATTTCACACAAACTTCATATTGTCCTGCAGTATGTGATCTGATATGGGTCTGTTATTTTAGACTAGGCTGTGTATGTAGTTGGCCTGCATACCATAGATATTGAATGCCCAAATCAGGTGTGACATCAGTCATGTTATCTCACTTGGGAGCAGAGGGCTATTTTTGCCTGGCCAAGACAGGGACAAGggtaaaatatgaattatgataatGACTGGGAAGTCCTTTGAAGCAAAGGTTTATTGATCCATTTTTATGCACCTTGTTGAAAAACTGCGTGCATGTTTATGAGAGCAACCTCACCCAGaaactactgtacatgtacatgtacatcacctacaagtaaaaaaaaaagaatcacttaaaaatggtaaaataataaagtagaAATGCAGCTTTCTCCCCCTACTATGATACCAAGTTTAGAACTCaagaaggcctacatgtaacattattatttaaaattccataGGAACAACAGATTTTTGTGTCATagaaagaaattatgaaattgtTTTGTGTGAAGAAGAAGGTCCAAAGActaaccatgtacatgtaggcctactttacATGTAGTGTTTGTagattaactacatgtagctttgtAGTTGGTAATTTGGCtggatttcttttaaaaagctGAATTGTAGCCTGGTAGTgccaattacatgtattattaaattcaaacaatatgaataatatttacatggggttgtacatgtaggttattTCACCTCAAAAAAACACCATACGCCcctgaaaaattgaaaaaggtcCCTGGTTATAATAGAGtccgatatacatgtaaattttgacaaaaattaaaattaggCTGGTGGGCTGACAAAAATAGCCCCAGAATAAAATTCTTCTAAActattaaagcttgtgtatagttttggtaagttttggtaaatccaccaaaatgcacctatcactatttcaattcattgctagctaatatgaatggatatgccctataacagttatgatgtggaggatatgaaatgaaaatgtgttttacaggataaattttgcgattttacatggaaatttaacttgatcgggtcacccgatcaaattaaaatatctgtgtgtatTTGTCTTTCTATTAAATCCTATtcaaaatcatggaatgggctgaaactttcaagatatgttctttgtctgtaacttttggatatctaatcactaaatttataagtgcttgaatgcccattttttaaatttaaaacaagcatcgccgagagagggcgctatatatcccaagatttgaatatttgaaattttctcagagaagtgcaattggaaaaatatctaacggtctctacgcttcagtaagactgtcatattagatgatattcgattatcaatcacattaatgaccctttaccaaagctatacaagATACAAAGCTGATTTAAATCATAAATATACTTCATATTCTATTTTGTGATGAAACAAACTAGATATATCTAGGAACTTTTTTGTTTTCCCACATTTGTGGAGCTGTCATGGTGTAGTAGTGATATTCAGTCACTTGACTCTTAAACCTACATGTAGCCTGGTTgagtgttcgaatcccacctgGCGCTAATGTCCTCATGCAAGGCACTCATCCATGTTTGTCACTCTCCACCTAGGtaataaatgggtacccggtaagaTGTGAATGTCAATGTGATTAGATTGGCACGTGTGCACTGATAAACGGTTGCATGGCCaggatactccccagggagtggagatggtgcactttatggcccgtattctgaagacgggtttaatttcaattctggtttaaagttgtggtttacatgtaactatggatagccaatctTTATACAGTTGAAATTAATTGCAtagtacatgtagctcattTTGTCACTCAAATAATTCTTTAATAACTGTTTCGGAAGGATAAATAAGATAGCTTTCTTTTCCGTTCACAAGTTACACGTAGGAAAGAGTTCAGTAAGCATAAGAAGCATACAATGTAAGGAAATGTGacattttttggctttccataatctagggttagaccatggtctaaagtTAAACCTaacttcagaatactggcctaAGTGTGGAACAATGATGGATCCTATGACCACCAGGGTAATAACAATTACAATGCTTTAAAACAATGTATGAAGCGCTGAGACATATGAAGTGCTATAATGATgaaactattattatttttattatttacatgCATTATGCAGATAGGTGGAGCGGGCGTATTAGGCGTTGGAATCTGGACGGTCATATCAAAGTTTGATTACACGGAGGTCCTATGCTCGCACGCCTACATCATCTCGACATACGCACTCATCATATCAGGGGGCGTGGTCATCATCGTCGCGGCGACGGGTTGCTATGGTGCCGTGCAGGAGGTCAAGGGTTGTCTGTTGCTGGTAAGgtttatatgcattttataaccccagtgtacatgtatttcactctTTCTGCTTGGCACGTTTCTCTCAATGATAGTAcattggtgggggggggggggaggggggggggggttgtacatgtatttcttatgCTTGTGAATTCATTCTCTTGAAattaatatgcttttcacatgtAAATTGAAATACATGAAGCAGATGTAGAGTTGTGCTCAAAAAGTTTAGCGAACCTctccacaaaatgcactccttcatgctgagtgttgaattaAGACAACAACATTGCAATGTTCGTAAAGCTTGTAGAAATGAACTTTAATGAATTACATGTTTTTATCACCTTACTTCACAAttcaatatctaaaacatggcagaacttgaaagTTAATGTgctcattttctggtggggtttaCAAGTTTTGAACACCACTGTATTTTgagtgtacatgtactactataaatgaattgaacatacatgcatgtatgggGACATGTACAGGGTTGtgtgcccgggggggggggggggggggcacttccattcatgagtggataccatgcgcgaccatggggtctcaaaaagcaccctaatcacgtaatttccatattctgaaaatgcaccccttaacaagtattggcgtgtgaaaccctacccttaacaagtattggaaacaaaacgatactcttggcaaatattccctgaaatgaacccctaaacaagtacagggatgttttattgttacgggtccttcggttgtcggctttaccttatttggtttagtacgaccccaccttctacacctcgctcaaataggactctaaacccCTCTAGTCTAAACACGTAGCCTTTGGGGCAAAACTcgcaaaaggacatcctttataaaacattttaattttgtttcatcatccccgccactaattcgaccctaaacacgtaattttccaagcgaaatagatacccttttttcattatttttgtgtttttgacacccttatcacgttacgtacgtaacgtgccctatcgtgaaaaggacatcctttttacgtgtttttttggtcgcgcatggtatccactcgtcaatgtaagtggcccccccccccttcggagTTGTGTGAGATTTGACTATCCTACATTGTACATATTCTAATAGGCCAATGGAATCTGTATTAAGATATTAAAATCTGAGTTCAGAATATGAGCATTGATGTGGCACCAGTGGCGCATGTCGTGAACCTTGTCTGTAGACGGTACATGAGATACACAGGAAAGGGTGGGGATTTTTTTCACCAAGAAGGCTgccatttgttttctttaagcctagacatacatgtacatgggctGTACCGGTGCACAATACATTccacatgtattacatgtatgtagtgtCTCAATTTTTAAGTTGTGTGATAATTTCATCACTTTATTACTTTCACTTTCGCTCtgtctttctttcatttccactCTGTCTTATAATGAATAGccaaaaattacaagaaaaaagaTTAATGGTCTCGAGTctagggaataattttgctttagaaatttgaatagcatttttggctATAAGACAAAAGCCCTCAACTAAGAAATGTACAGTTCTATGTAAAAACATGCTATACGaaagactttatgcatagcagtctttaaaGAATGAGGAGCAAATtgtgatgcgataccaggaaaattgtCTTCTGATGCATTTGCATTGCTTAAGTAATGTACAGacttatgtaaaaatatgctatacaaaagactttatgcatacacgtacaggtacatgtagcagtctttcaaaaatgtggagcaaattgcgatgcgataccaggaaaattattccctgatcTCACTTACACTGTACACTGTATGTCTTTGCATTGCTCGTTTCATCTTCATGAActtacaggtacatgtattgtttaactttgtgagcagccaatttaaaaaaattatcaaaccaagatgaaacatgtgtacaagtgcatgtataagaactaataaaccctgaaaacaaccattattgagaatgaaaagctaaaactacaaggcaaaccccgattttgtaaataggtgtcttatagacgcctaaatagtacacataagcctatgggatgaaattaagatggtgttaccggtcactttatatttcaatttttgaagcactaaataattattttcgaacacaattttttctgggcttcatttttgttcattgtttatttttgtttgtaattaATATTGCCgatcattctttatttcttaaatTTCAGTACTTCACATTGCTGCTGCTTCTGTGTCTGATTGAGCTAGGTGTAGGTGTCTTTGTCTATTATTACAGAGGAGAGGTATGTATTAAATCGGGAAGAGACCTCGAAGGAAGTAACGTTGCCATTTTTAGGGTCGCCATAGAAAGTGAAATTATTgagaattgaaaatgttttgttacgaattttgaggaaattaagaaaaagaaaattgcttGCCCTGATCCTAAGTTTTCCTCTGGGGTTTCATTGTCCTTTAAACGTTGACAGTAGCATACACAGTATTTTtgtaacggggggggggggggttaaactgcaaaaaatgtttacaaccccctccctccctccctcccccccccccaaaaaaaagtcttcCTCACCAATTTTAGGTCATTTCCTACCAAAGaagaattgacaagcaaaaaaaagaaaaaaattggtatcaaaatattttaagggggggggggggttcagcccTGTAACCATCCCCTGCATATGCTAATGAACTTGGAGGAAAATGACTAATTCCTCCTAATTGATAATAAATTTGGTGCACTATGCAATTgatcatgtacagtatatattgATCGTTTGTGTTTTTAATTGTCAGTAATTGTAAAGTAAACTCACATTGTTATCTatcaatttgaatttaaattgacTTGAGTAAATAACTTTACCAATATCTGTTGTTGAGGTTTTGATTAGCCAGTTCTTGTTGCCTGTACATGTGTGTAATAATGATTTTCGCTGTCCTTTTTCTCTCGCCTTTTCTTCCTTTGTTATGCAGCTACAAGTTGAACTTGAGAAGTGCATGAACAGTTCGATGACCAAGAACTATGGACTAGATGGTAACAGCGCTTACACTGCAACGGTAGATGATTTACAGAATAGTGTAAGTATGGGATCCATGCATGCTTGGTCTGTACAGACTTGATCTTTTGTCCGTTTGGGCTGTGTCCTAGTCTAAGAATTATGAAGcaggaccccgtcttacaaagagttgcggttgatccaatcaatcataattctatggaaatccatcagtgtcataattttttgacaggaaatgtgcaaaagGTCCtgtgtaaacaaaggagaacacactgaactgtcaagaaatcaatgaatttatgaatagaaaatttgttgagcaaacatgcattttatgtgttgactttgctggctttccataagtgcgattgattggatcaatcgtaactctttgtaaggcgaGGCCTAGCAATGTACTGCAATGGTTTATGATTTGCAGATGAGTTTAAGTAATAAATCTATCTGTGCTTGGTAGTAGCAGAAGAGGGCTTCCCTGCAGAATGCTGGAAGATAGCACTAGTGATAGATTCTGTTTGAGGTTCCTGCCTAAAGATGCACAAACTTTTTCTCAGGTTCAGTAAAATTGTAATAATGTCCTAATTTAAGACCATTATGATATCATCTGTATCTGCTTTGCACTTCATATGAAAATGTGGAAGTCGATCAAATTATCATGGCTTGAatagtttatgaaatgaagTCAAAATATATTCAAGCCATGATAATTTGATAGGACTGCCTTATAGAAGACTTTGTTGTTACATCAGCATTTTTGAAATCTAGACTATTTGTTTCCTTGTTTCAGTTCAACTGCTGTGGTGCTGCTAGCTTTGAAGACTGGACCAAGAGCGAGTGGAAGGTCAGCGGGTTAGCAGGGAATCGTAGCGTCCCGGAGAGCTGCTGTAAAACCATAAGTCCCTACTGCTCTGTCAGGACACATCCTTCAAATATATACCATCGGGTAAGTCTATGTGTGGGACTGCATATGAAGATAGATAGGGGTGAAATTTAATGGAAGGTGAATGATTTGCAGGGAATGGTAGCATCCCTGACAGCCGCTGCAAAGTCATATGTCTCTGCCTCACCGTCGGAACAAATCCTTCAAATAATTACTAATGGGTAAATTCATATGAATTTTATGGGTTTATGACATTACATGTTCGGGTATTCAGTTGTGGCACCAGCTGTAAAGATCATGATACGGCAATACATCATTCCTGATGAATAATTGTCAAGCAACGTTCGGAACTCCTTTTTTTCAGCCAAGACTCAAAGAAGGGACAGGGTGGAATAAAATATTGGTTTAATAGTGCTGGCATTTTTGTTAATCCTCTCCCTGGGATCGTGATGAGATGGATTGGAAtaattgatttgtttctttataggatgacctttgaccttcatgtTACACAGTTGTGTAGTTGGTCTGTAGCTTATCGTTGAAGATCATTTCATCATAATTGGTGCTGtgcttaatgacctttgaccttaatacgccctttgaccttgatttttACAGGCTTGTGTCGTTGGTCTGTTACTGGTCATTGAAGataattttatcataattgTTGCTGtgcttaatgacctttgacctttatatgacctttgacctttatctTACAGGGTTGTGTAGTTGGCCTGTCATTGATTGTTGAAGATCATCTTATCATAATAGGTGCTGTTAGCTTAGCCATAGCGGGTGCTGAGGTAAGTTCACTCaagaatttattttattgttttataaatGGCAATATGCTAAACTTAATacgctaaactttaa comes from the Lytechinus variegatus isolate NC3 chromosome 9, Lvar_3.0, whole genome shotgun sequence genome and includes:
- the LOC121421421 gene encoding CD151 antigen-like, whose protein sequence is MGSKYDKEPCCGISLLKYVLFIFNFFLLIGGAGVLGVGIWTVISKFDYTEVLCSHAYIISTYALIISGGVVIIVAATGCYGAVQEVKGCLLLYFTLLLLLCLIELGVGVFVYYYRGELQVELEKCMNSSMTKNYGLDGNSAYTATVDDLQNSFNCCGAASFEDWTKSEWKVSGLAGNRSVPESCCKTISPYCSVRTHPSNIYHRGCVVGLSLIVEDHLIIIGAVSLAIAGAEIMGLIFSMCLYCHLRYEEQEPY